The Streptomyces laurentii genome contains a region encoding:
- a CDS encoding hypothetical protein (DUF2236 domain containing protein [Streptomyces fulvissimus DSM40593];~Uncharacterized protein conserved in bacteria (DUF2236); pfam09995;~UniProt-pubmed:12712204; UniProt-pubmed:20624727; UniProt-pubmed:16956972; UniProt-pubmed:21463507; UniProt-pubmed:18375553; UniProt-pubmed:15028702; UniProt-pubmed:12000953; UniProt-pubmed:20567260; UniProt-pubmed:21551298;~identified by MetaGeneAnnotator; putative), with the protein MIPTEASMDALRQTGDELADATVATLFERGEVGRFNTLMRYVSTVGAPLPDGLPDVAREYLHATSSAPDWVDWGEMEKARLFFTDNDVHITTALSFASMPACYLVPHVAQLLTTTHGLKYPSKRMAETGQFTLYLMRPDAFEAGSRFVPAAQKVRLLHAAIRHHLLREDRWDTAALGVPICQEDMIGGQMFFSMLVLDSLHRLGVHMSNEGAEAYYYAWRVVGAMLGVDQEAVPRTLEEARAFLDLYMIRHMGPSDDGALLTRQLIDLYEEVVPGTFFDPIVSSLIRHLVGDTCADWLQVPRTTWDTVVKAVPHLLGVLETVEDRSPMGAWLLDRLGHLTTVFELSSLTRGRVMHYAVPEHLKKDYGVCSAVSPKHRWTPPPAVLRP; encoded by the coding sequence ATGATCCCCACCGAGGCGTCGATGGACGCCCTGCGCCAGACCGGCGACGAACTCGCCGACGCCACCGTCGCCACGCTCTTCGAGCGCGGGGAGGTCGGCCGGTTCAACACCCTGATGCGGTACGTGTCCACGGTGGGCGCTCCGCTGCCGGACGGGCTGCCGGACGTGGCCCGCGAATACCTGCACGCCACGAGCTCCGCGCCGGACTGGGTGGACTGGGGCGAGATGGAGAAGGCCCGGCTCTTCTTCACCGACAACGACGTGCACATCACCACCGCGCTGTCCTTCGCCTCCATGCCCGCCTGCTATCTCGTGCCGCACGTGGCGCAGCTGCTCACGACGACGCACGGTCTGAAGTACCCCTCGAAGCGGATGGCGGAGACCGGCCAGTTCACGCTCTATCTGATGCGGCCGGACGCCTTCGAGGCCGGCAGCCGGTTCGTCCCGGCGGCGCAGAAGGTGCGGCTGCTGCACGCCGCGATCCGGCATCATCTGCTGCGCGAGGACCGCTGGGACACGGCGGCGCTGGGCGTGCCGATCTGCCAGGAGGACATGATCGGCGGGCAGATGTTCTTCTCGATGCTGGTCCTGGACAGTCTGCACCGGCTCGGCGTCCACATGTCCAACGAAGGCGCCGAGGCCTACTACTACGCCTGGCGGGTGGTGGGGGCCATGCTCGGCGTCGACCAGGAGGCGGTCCCGCGGACCCTGGAGGAGGCGCGCGCCTTCCTCGATCTGTACATGATCCGGCACATGGGGCCCTCGGACGACGGGGCGCTGCTCACGCGGCAGCTCATCGACCTGTACGAGGAGGTGGTGCCGGGCACCTTCTTCGACCCGATCGTCTCCTCGCTGATCCGCCACCTCGTGGGCGACACGTGCGCCGACTGGCTCCAGGTGCCCCGTACCACCTGGGACACGGTGGTCAAGGCGGTGCCGCATCTGCTCGGGGTCCTGGAGACGGTCGAGGACCGCTCCCCGATGGGGGCGTGGCTGCTGGACCGGCTCGGGCATCTGACCACGGTCTTCGAGCTGTCGTCGCTGACCCGTGGCCGTGTCATGCACTACGCGGTCCCGGAGCATCTGAAGAAGGACTACGGGGTCTGCT